From Zea mays cultivar B73 chromosome 3, Zm-B73-REFERENCE-NAM-5.0, whole genome shotgun sequence:
GACACGTGAATTCCATTAAAAATGGTGAAAATAATAATAGGCAGATGGGTAGGGCAAGGGAGATGGTTGGGAGGTTGTTCCCCTAATTAAAATACATTTTTGTTGTTTTTTAGTTTTTTTTGCGATTCTTATTTTGCTGAGTGTTTTCCTTTATCGAGTgccgaaaaagtactcggcaaagaacgatTTACTGATAAAATATTTGTCGAGTGTTATTTACCAAGAGTAACACTCAGCAAATGTTTTACCGAGTGTAAAAAGACCTTTGTTGAGTGTTTGAGATACTCAACAAAGAATGCCAGTTCAGTAATGAGAGCTTAATTTttggattttggaaaagtttactTATGTACTTGGTTTTGATTGGTTCGAGCGCTCTGCTATGTTTGTCGGTCATCACTAATATAATATCCAACTAAGAGCATCTTATTTCGTGGGTTTTGGTTTTTTAGAGAATTAAGTAAAGATTGCCTTGTGCAAGACTTTTTTTTAGAATGCCAGTTCAGTAGAAGGCGCGGGGCATGCAGCGGCGACCACGTGCAATAATATATGCCAAATTAAAGCAAGAACACGCCGTCGTCGCTCGATCGTGGCATTTGCATTATATTTGCATCTCTAAATAAATATTAGCAGTTGTATAGGCCAACAGACAAAGGAAAGCTAAGCAAGAGATGCCATGCCACCtaacttttttttaaaaaaataatcaTTTATACAGATATATCGATCAAGGTAGTAGTATGTATCAGCGGGGATGAAGCAGAGAGATTGAGATCGACAGACTTTTCTAGGTAGGTAGGTCCGGCCGGCGGATCGATATATACATACTATATAAATATAGTTTAAATTTGAACAAAAAAATTTAGGATAATCCATGGACCACAATACCACCAAGTAGCTAGCTCCGATCCTACGCTTTTACTTGCATTTGGTCGAACCaactttttttttatttttggaaTTGAAATGAAAACTCTTGTCGCGAGAATAAAAATCTCGATCGGCGCAGCTTGTCACATCAAGATCTTTAATTTGTTGGCTCCacgtcatatatatatatatatatatatatatatatatatatatatatatatatatatatatatatatatatatatatatatatatatatatatatatatatatatatatatatatatatatatatatatatatatatatgaagttCCGTGCTTCAAATAGTTAGAGTAAGCTCTAGCCGACCAGCCCTGCGAACTTATTCAGGCCGACGCGCCCATCCACAGCCCAAGCCAGGACGTCGGGTGCTGTCCCCACCCCACGTCTATGTGCACACAAAAATAGGAAGACATGAATAAGTCAAACACGTTTTCCTTGCATGTGCGTAAAATTAGAAAATAGATGTGTggtggtttctatttttaaatgctttatttcatccataaatataggatcggtGCAACAATGATGCAGCTAATCTCGtcagaaccagtttatgatatattgatactaattatgttatacggtgtagatatttatTCAATCAAGTACactacgtaaaaatctgttacctatgcatgcgttcaaaattaggatgacaaaaatgtacaatgaaaggaaatagattggcatgcacggaaacaaaaaaaatatcatatttaatgctttatttcctaCATAAATATAAGATCATTCCAACAACCATGCATCTAGGATCGTCAGAGTCATTTTataatatatactgatactaattatgctacatgatGTATGTATTTATGTAATTCGATACATTGTGTAAAAATCTGTTTCctgctgcatgcgcacaaatttaggatgacaggaATGTGCGATGAAAGTaaatggattgacatgcatgaaaacaaaaaaatcttatttaaatgatttatttgttatataaatataggatcgctccaacaCTCATGCAACTAAACTatttagaaccagtttatgatacaTACTTATACAAATTATGTTACACGGTGGACGTATTTCTGCAATCCGGTACACTGCATAAAAATCTGACATGTGGTTCACTGGTGGACACATCTCCAGGTTCGAGCGCAAACCCCAGTTATAACGTAAAtaacgagccaatgtgagaggttgatagctctggtGGGTGATATTCAAGATCCtattttttatggcagatccaaaAAATATAGGAGTCACATGCAtacagtttctatttttatgcgGATCTAAAAAATTATAACAGATCATGTGAGTCTCCATTGCATGCACACAAATTTGGATTATATTTTTGTTTCCACTGCAAGCGCGCAAAAAATTGGATGACATGAATCACACAGAGCATAAATTATTATATAACGTCGGATAAATATTTACACTGTGtagcataattgataaaaaaAACTAATATCGATCCAACTAAGAAGTCCGACGAGAATTAGGGACAGTTTTATGGTAGACGTAAAAATCTAGCAGTTACGGACATAagtgatttgatttgatttttatGGTAATTATGAACAGTCGTGAATTAGGGACAGTTTTATGGCAGACGTAAAAATCTGGCAGTTAAAAACATAAAtaatttgatttgattttttatggtaATTACAAATAACATAAATCAAGAAATTGCATTTTCCAATGTACATGCAAAAATATGCTgttgtaaactgatatacgaactctgtgttcaagcataaaattcTACAACTTTTAGCGTAAATAGtgtatgtggtaggcataaaacacaataatcgaaagcaTAACACGAACCAGAGGAGGCGACAGCCAAAGGAAGCCGTCGAGGACAAAAGAACGGATGGAGATTGTCACTCGGGTCGCCCGAACTGCGCCGGATCGAAGGATGTCACGTGCGACCGTCACTCCGCGCAcctcgcgccttccgtgacgaCACTCGAACCTCGTGCCTCGTCCAGCACCGTCGCTACTCGCATGTCGAGGGGCGCCACTTGCTCACTCGCCTTGGGAGTGTCGCCGCCTCTCGCCTGCCTCGGGGCCTCGTGGTCGCCGTCGCTTGCCCGCACCGGGCCCCGCGCGCCGTCGCTCGCCCTTTGGATTgggaagccgccgccgccgcaccaCCGATCTGGGAACCGCCTCCGCTACTCTGAATcaaggaaccgccgccaccgcaaccACCGGCCGAGGGTCCGCCGCTGCGCGTGCTCTCGGGCAACCGCAGCTGTCGCACGCGCCTGTGTGGGCGCCGTCGCTTATGAATCGGGGtggggcgtgaaaaactgaaccctaACACTCTGGATCTTTTTTTATACATGCTCGGAGCTGGTCCGGCTCAACCAGATGGCACCATCTGACCTAAGACACATGCAGCGTCTAGGGTCTCAATGAAAAAAAATTCTCATTTTTTCTTGGTAATTGATGTTATGGTACACGATGGATGCTTCGAAAGGAATGGCAGCAAGCAAGTTTAATTTAGAGCGAAGAAATGGAGGCAATTAAGCTCTTTCTTTGTACGTGTGTACTTGCATTAACTGGTCGTATATATTATGTAAGTGCTAGCTGCTACACACACGATGAAGAGAGAGCTAGCTGCGTGCTACAGCTACCTAGATAGGTGGGTCATCTGCTAGCAGGGACGTGCTCTGCGTGTACTCCATCACGTGCTATGTTtcttacaacaacaacaacaacaatataACAAGCTATTAGCTACCTATAttatttaccactgaactttatgTGTTCTCGATCAAATCTCACTGCTCTATAGATGGATTCACGTACATCGTTAAGCTATCTCCAACCACGGCTCTATAACTGGAGTTACCACTCACCGCTAAGAATGCTATTACCACACATCTCTAATTTTATTATATGTAATATGACTATCCTCGCCCACTCCATCTCCTCTCCAAACCCCATCATGCCTCCTCCCCTCCCCCTCGAGGGTGAGGCAATGTCTAGCCTCCATGGCTCATACTCGAAGACCTAGACAATCAACGCCAAAGGACACTTCTCCCCCTCGAGTGGTAGCGACAACTATAGCGGCTAGATCTTGGTGCATAGCAAGGTCCTGTACCTCATCGACCCGATGATGAGGCCAAGCCATCCCCCTCGACTGTATTTTGATGGATTGGTTTGGAACGAAGGGCAAAAAATTGATATCATGCTTGTTttaccaaggaatgtcacctttgacttctctagtcgATTGAAAACTCATTGCACCAACAATTAAACCGAACATGAAGTTCTCTTgttcggcttagaacttttaaacTATATGGGAGTGACACATgtaaaggtatttggtgattctcagctagttGTCTGAAGGATTTTTTTGGGAGGGAGTATCAATGTTTAGATGGTATTTTGAATGATTAGGTTGTTGTTGGGACATAATTCGATCTTTTGATGAATTTAACGTTCAACATATATCTAGGGATAAGAATCACAGAGCTAATGGCTTGGCACATGAAGCTTCAGGTTATTGGATAAGGTGAGGAAAATTCCATATTTCTGAAAAACCGATGATCAAAGTTAGTCCAAGTGTCTAGGTCGCGGATCGTTCGCGATAGCATCGGACCGTGCAAGCAAAGACACCGGACTGTTCGACGGCATCAGAAATGTCGCCTTAGTTGATTCGGCTAACAATGCGGCCGATGCAGTTGATTGGAGAATGTCTTTGATTGTATACCTGCATAATCCAGGTGTTAGGACAGACATGATCATTTGACAGATAgatttcaagtatgttttaatcGATGATGAACTTTATCGCTGAACTTCTAGTGATGGCTTGCTTAATTGCTTGGGCCCTAACGATGCTTTATTAGCTATGGACAAAGtaaatgaaggaatttgtggtactcatcaatcggcTCTAAAGATGAAGTGGCTCTTAAGGTGGTCTATGGTTTATTAGCCTGATATGATATCGATTGTTTTAAATACTAGAAAGGGTGTGAAATATGTCAGGAGTTCGGCGATCTGCAATTAGTTCTGAGCcccgcgtgcggaccgtccggtgtgacaCGGAGAAGACCCGCTCATGCAGcgagatcgcggaccgtccgcgctcccgcagagagcaccgccaggaGATACATCCCTAATGTTTGGCTCCAAATCGGAGCCAACACTACCCTACATGTTCTAAATTACAATGTGTTTTAGTATTTTTTTTATTGTATAGTTTTTATTATATAACTTATTATAAGTAGATGAATAGTAAAATCTGTTGGAATATGACTCTAATTTATTTTATATATTTGGAATATGTCTTGAAATATGCTTTCATGTACGCCTATAAATATAGATCTTTCATGTAACTTGTATTCTGCGGTTGATAGTTGATCTGTTTCCTCGTGGTCGTTTGCTCCTCCATATTGGAGGGAATTTTCGCATGTAAATCTTTGTGTCTATTTTATTTCGTAACAAAATCTATAGATTCTAAAAAGCTAAAACTTATTATAGTTTAGAACGGAGGGGCAGTGGATATAGGCCGAGTGGTATGGCACCGTAACTGTAAATAACATGCATGCATGGAGACGACGACGCATGTAGATTATATATCGTAGTGGGGTTCCGGAACAATATACAAAAAACATATATGCGTGTATTTAATTATTATTTGTGGCGGCTGGTGCATGTGAACTACTGGAATAATAATGGTGAAATTGAGGAGGGTGCACTGACTGAGATACGGTAGACATGCATAGATAAGCACTGCGGAGCCATGCTGCCTGCCTGCAATAATGCTTGTGTGTATACAGCGACACGACACGAGACGAGAGGGAGGGTGAACTGAAAGAGAGACCCGGCTAGAGCTATAAAGCAAgtgggggaagagagagagagaggagaaggagaaggagaggTTTTTATGTATGTGTGGTGGACATGCGTCCTCCTGTCGTCTCGAGAGAGCGGAGGCCCTAATACTCCAATCACCACGCACCAAACTAGCTAGCTAGCAGTCGTCTTGCATTGTAGCTAGTCCATTGCTCtcatcttctcttcttcttcccccaGTCCTCCCCCCCTTTCCCCTCTTCGGCCTCTCTCGCTCAGCTCACTCTTCATTAAGCGAGCTCACGTCGTTcctcccttcttcttcttcttatccgTTGTTCAATTCGTTCAGCTAGCCGGCCAGAGATCGAGCATCATCTCCATCATCGATTCATCCATCTCATCTTTCTCTTCTTCTATTCTATGTCGTCGTCGTCCCAGATTAGATCGAAGCTGCTAGCAGTCTATCCAGtctctagctagctagctagatcaAGCCCGCAGACTATACAATATAATACAAGCTAGCTACGTGCTTATTATTGCTTTATTAGTCTAGAATAATCTTGATATATACGATCGAACATATATCTCGATCTCCACCGATACACACCCGGCCCTATCCATGCTTGAGGTGTCGACGCTGCGCGGCCCTACTAGCAGCGGCAGCAAGGCGGAGCAgcactgcggcggcggcggcggcttcgtCGGCGACCACCATGTGGTGTTCCCGACGTCCGGCGACTGCTTCGCCATGGTGGACGACAACCTCCTGGACTACATCGACTTCAGCTGCGACGTGCCCTTCTTCGACGCTGACGGGGACATCCTCCCCGACCTGGAGGTAGACACCACGGAGCTCCTCGCCGAGTTCTCGTCCACCCCTCCTGCGGACGACCTGCTGGCAGTGGCAGTATTCGGCGCCGACGACCAGCCGGCGGCGGCAGTAGCACAAGAGAAGCCGTCGTCGTCGTTGGAGCAAACATGTGGTGACGACAAAGGTGTAGCAGTAGCCGCCGCCAGAAGAAAGCtgcagacgacgacgacgacgacgacgacggaggaggAGGATTCTTCTCCTGCCGGGTCCGGGGCCAACAAGTCGTCGGCGTCGGCAGAGGgccacagcagcaagaagaagtcgGCGGGCAAGAACTCCAACGGCGGCAAGCGCAAGGTGAAGGTACTAACTGCTGCTGCTAGCGCTTATATATTTAATTAGCTATCTTGCTCTTGCTTGCCCTAGCTGTTGAGCTAGCATGCACATCATATCGCCTGATGGATGCTACATCTATATATCTATCTATATATGTGGTTTTGCTACTAGTTAATTTCCCTTTCTTGCATGCTGAAGAGAAATTAATTAAGAAAAATCTATATGTGCTAGCTATTTGAAACTAATTCGAAAGATTAGACAAATAAATCTATCAGATCTGACGGCCGGGCCGGGGGGAGGAGCCATCATCGTCGTCGTGCATGGAGGGCAATTGAAGGGCAATGAATAGAGCCATGAGAATCCCCGTGTACTACATACATAGGCTCCCTTTTTCCGGTTGGTCGGGCACGGATGAAGAGGAAAGGATCATATCGTCGATAGCATCACATcccccatccatccatccatcaaaTGAAACACGCacaagcagagagagagagagagagagagagagaaagagagtgtCACGGGATCTCAAGCACCAGTGACAGTGTTCTAGCTCATCACCCCTCTCCTCTCTTTATTTCCTGCTAGTCAGACACGGTACAAGTCGCACAGAGTCCATCTTGTCctgcagctagctagctagctgccaCATGCGGCATGCATTATGCAGCCAGGACGACAAAATCTACTTTTTATCGTTTACATTTACACGCCGGACTGCATACCTGCCTGCTGCTCATCTATATATATGGTTTTGTTGGtgtgagtagcactcctcatgtCCTTGGTTCTACTCCTCGTGTGAGTAAATTTTTAGGCGGTGGGTAAAAAAATCCactcgtctgtcccacgccaaagcacaggtttAAGACCTGGTCGCGGTCATTCTCACATAGACTACGGTGTCACTATGTATGAGTGAGGCAGGGGTTTGGAAATTTTGTAGACCTACGTAATAAGGTCTTCTTCTTGTTAACCTCCACAGACCACCTTATTTGAGTATAGTACTGTACACTGTGGCTAGCAATCTAACATGCATATTGCCTGTATTTTAGTTAGTTAAAAGTTGCTTATTTCAGTAATATATAGAATTTACATGCAATGCATTGGTCGATCTGCTAGCTTAATTTAGCTCCATGCAAGCATCCATCTATATATGTATCTGATGATGACGACGACACATGTGCATTAATTTATGCATTATTATTGTTAATTACCAGGTGGACTGGACGCCGGAGCTGCACCGGCGGTTCGTGCAGGCGGTGGAGCAGCTGGGCATCGACAAGGCCGTGCCGTCCAGGATCCTGGAGATCATGGGCACGGACTGCCTCACAAGGCACAACATTGCCAGCCACCTCCAGGTACGTATGCATAGCATGTGAATCTTCCTAGCTTGTTAATTAGTTAGTTCTTGCGAATGCCaacatatatgtatatatatatatgtaactATTGGACATGTGAACAACGTACAACCCAAGCAAGCATGCATGCATATTTACTTTTACCGCGCGCTGCCAACGACAAAGACAAATCTGTACTACTGTACAAGCACCAGCATGATCTGATCGATTCTGAGGTGTGGTAAAAGTGAAAGCATGCATATTAACTAATTTGAAAAACAAACGTACAACTGTACAAGTGgtggcatgcatgcatgcattatgTTAGCAGCACGCAGACGCAGGAGCAAAGAGGCAGGaggccagcagcaggcaggcagctaGAGATCGATGCAAGAAAGCAAAGCAAattgtcaatgggggccgggggcaGGCAGGCATGCATCCCGATGTTGCATGTAGCTTCTTGTTCTTGGACTGGATTGGACTGCAGATATTCCTTCCGATCCCTTTTAATTTGCAAAGAGAGGTGGTACATACATTACATACTACGGCCACTACTAGCTGCTTGCTTGCTTTGCTTTGCTTGTGGGGCGCctctgcactgcactgcactgcatGCCTGTGGATCACCAGCTGCCGAGACTTTCTTTAGTTTGTGATGAATGAATTCAAAGGAAATTATTACCACAAGCTAGCTAGTTAGCTAGAAACCTCGTCATGTGGCATGCATTGATGATGCACAACAATAATAACTGCTAAATCATTTGCTTGCAGAAGTACCGGTCGCACAGAAAGCACCTGATGGCGCGGGAGGCGGAGGCCGCCACCTGGGCGCAGAAGCGCCACATGTAcgcgccgccagctccaaggacgacgacgacgacggacgcCGCCAGGCCGCCGTGGGTGGTGCCGACGACCATCGGGTTCCCGCCGCCGCGCTTCTGCCGCCCGCTGCACGTGTGGGGCCACCCGCCGCCGCACGCCGCCGCGGCTGAAGCAGCAGCGGCGACTCCCATGCTGCCCGTGTGGCCGCGTCACCTGGCGCCGCCCCGGCACCTGGCGCCGTGGGCGCACCCGACgccggtggacccggcgttctggcACCAGCAGTACAGCGTGAGTGCTCCTCCGTCCCCTGCTGGACCTCGCAGGCATGCATGCATAGTGCGTGCATGTGATCCATCCACTCTCGCTTTTTTCTAATTTTTTTTTGGCAGCTTGCTTCGTTTGGCtctactagctagctagctacacTGTGTCGTCGTTGTAATTGCTTACTACCTACTGTGATTCATTCATTGACTTGTCTTCCGCCTCCCGCCCCATGCAGGCTGCCAGGAAATGGGGCCCACAGGCAGCCGCCGTGACGCAAGGGACGCCATGCGTGCCGCTGCCGAGGTTTCCGGTGCCTCACCCCATCTACAGCAGACCGGCGATGGTACCTCCGCCGCCAAGCACCACCAAGCTAGCTCAACTGCATCTGGAGCTCCAAGCGCACCCGGTAATTAATAATCTAGCTATATATATAAATGCACGCATTATTGTGTGtactgaatatatatatatatatataaatatatatataatccaAATGTGCAAAACAATGCAGTCCAAGGAGAGCATCGACGCAGCCATCGGAGATGTTTTAGTGAAGCCATGGCTGCCGCTTCCACTGGGGCTCAAGCCGCCGTCGCTCGACAGCGtcatgtcggagctgcacaagcaaGGCGTACCAAAAATCCCACCGGCGGCTGCCACCACCACCGGCGCCACCGGATGACATACTATCTCGTCGACAATACATGCATGTACAATAGACGGATGTCTAGTAGTATAGTAGATTGCTGCTAGCTAGCTAGCCGCTAGAGTGTAGTAGCATATGCAtgccttttttttcttcttctttttttgccCTTATTATTAAGCTGGCTAATAGCGATTGAGATGGAGCTTGACACAGATCTGCTAGCTAGCTATTTGAGGGTTTCTCTTGTATGCTACCTATTGCTGCTGCTTGCTGCTGAGACAAGTAATGTACGTACGCCTGTGCAAACGACACATCGGATTGTATTGTATTACTAGTTATATGAACAACAACAATAATAATAGGCACATGCATGCCTGCCTAGTATGTGAGCTGCTAGCTAGCTACATGCATGTTGCGCATTCCTTTCCTGTCAGGATCCCATATATGAATCTTACAGCAGTGAAGTTCATGGGCTCTCTGGGGTTCCAGCATACTGAATTGCACCTTAGCTTGTCTGCATAGTCAAAGCATACATCACTGTCAATTCAGTAGGTAAAAAACAGAAGCTAGAGAAAATGTACATTTATCAGGATTCCAAATATGAGAATCAACTGACCTTCATTATTAGCTTTCTAGCTGGTGATGACATGGGCAGGTCGTCATAGAGTGTTAGACTCCGATCACTGGGAATATGAGACCACAAAAGTTAGCAATGCTTAGAGCATTCTCCTCATTGGAGATGTTACATATGTCCAGTCCTGGTCTTCAGGATTGACAAATTATTGGAGATGTTACATGATGTCAAGGATTGACATAAAAATATTGTTAAGTAATTTTATAGTGGCCACAGCCAAGCCAACAATTTGCTCCCTAACAGTGAGGTGACTGCCACAGTGAAGACAGTTTAGAACTCATGTACTTCCTCcggtttgcaaataattgatttGACACTTTGGACAAGGTTTGAGTCAAAAGTCAAAACTGTAAAAATTTTGATTACAAATAAATCATAAAGTATTTAATTCAGAAACTTGGTGAACATATTTGCATAGATTTGTCTTGAGAAGTACTATCAAAGCAGCCAAAAATTGTTGAGATATTCATTGCTCAAAGCTATTTTTGGTAGACCACATCAGTGTCCAAAAGATCAAGTATCTGCAAATTCGAGGGAGGAGCCAAACTAGCTTGATCATAAATGAGCAATTTGAAAGGTCGTCCCAACAAATAAGAAACAAAGATATATAATCCTCTTGTTGATACAACTACATGACTGTAAAATGAGGTCAAGTCAACCAGAGTGATTGACCTCTGGAGGAGGGGGTAAGAAAGAAACTGACAGTTTCTCACAGGGTCCTTCACAACTATGATAACAATGACAACATGAAACACATCAAGGTTACCAAGAATGAGAAAAATGTACATTCCATTCATTTAAGTTATTGTGTGGTGCACTGGCTTAATAAAACCATAACAAAACAGAAACATATCAAAATTTGCAGATAAAATAGCAAATTTACCTACCTGATTTAATCAAAATATTACAATCCCCAGGATCAAATAGAACAGAGAGAACCGTATGTTTACCCCACTCGAAGCTATTTACTGGCTCCGACCTGTGCAGATAAAATGAGTGTGGATGCTGGTAACACATAGAAACAAAATTGGAATTGCTAGAAATGAATCATAAATACCTGTCAGGATCCCATATATCAACTTGAGCACCAACAGTTGCAAAAAGATTACCATCCCACTGGTGATCAGCACCCCTAAAACTTAAGGAGT
This genomic window contains:
- the LOC542493 gene encoding golden plant 2, translating into MLEVSTLRGPTSSGSKAEQHCGGGGGFVGDHHVVFPTSGDCFAMVDDNLLDYIDFSCDVPFFDADGDILPDLEVDTTELLAEFSSTPPADDLLAVAVFGADDQPAAAVAQEKPSSSLEQTCGDDKGVAVAAARRKLQTTTTTTTTEEEDSSPAGSGANKSSASAEGHSSKKKSAGKNSNGGKRKVKVDWTPELHRRFVQAVEQLGIDKAVPSRILEIMGTDCLTRHNIASHLQKYRSHRKHLMAREAEAATWAQKRHMYAPPAPRTTTTTDAARPPWVVPTTIGFPPPRFCRPLHVWGHPPPHAAAAEAAAATPMLPVWPRHLAPPRHLAPWAHPTPVDPAFWHQQYSAARKWGPQAAAVTQGTPCVPLPRFPVPHPIYSRPAMVPPPPSTTKLAQLHLELQAHPSKESIDAAIGDVLVKPWLPLPLGLKPPSLDSVMSELHKQGVPKIPPAAATTTGATG
- the LOC542493 gene encoding golden plant 2 isoform X1, which gives rise to MLEVSTLRGPTSSGSKAEQHCGGGGGFVGDHHVVFPTSGDCFAMVDDNLLDYIDFSCDVPFFDADGDILPDLEVDTTELLAEFSSTPPADDLLAVAVFGADDQPAAAVAQEKPSSSLEQTCGDDKGVAVAAARRKLQTTTTTTTTEEEDSSPAGSGANKSSASAEGHSSKKKSAGKNSNGGKRKVDWTPELHRRFVQAVEQLGIDKAVPSRILEIMGTDCLTRHNIASHLQKYRSHRKHLMAREAEAATWAQKRHMYAPPAPRTTTTTDAARPPWVVPTTIGFPPPRFCRPLHVWGHPPPHAAAAEAAAATPMLPVWPRHLAPPRHLAPWAHPTPVDPAFWHQQYSAARKWGPQAAAVTQGTPCVPLPRFPVPHPIYSRPAMVPPPPSTTKLAQLHLELQAHPSKESIDAAIGDVLVKPWLPLPLGLKPPSLDSVMSELHKQGVPKIPPAAATTTGATG